A segment of the Asinibacterium sp. OR53 genome:
CCCGAAGTGCGGAATGGATTTGGTAAAAATGGAAATGAAGAATGAACATCAGCACTACAAAGTGGAATACACTTGTCCAATGCATCCTGAAATAATTAAGGACAGGCCAGGCAAATGCCCCATCTGCGGAATGGACTTGGTAAAGAAAGAAACAGATAGTAAGAAAGTAGGTGACGTAGAATTGGAATCGTTGCTAAAACCAACCAATGAATTTGTTGTTTCATCTGTTCCCGTAACAACAATTGAGCAAAGAGGGGAGCAAATAGAAATTGAGGCACTAGGAAATATTGCTTATGATACAAGACAGGTGGGAAGTATTTCAGCAAGGGTATCCGGCAGAATTGAGAAATTATATGTACGCTACCGTTATCAGAAAATAAATAAAGGGCAAAAGATTTTAGATATTTATAGCCCTGAACTACTGACTGCACAGCAGAATCTTTTATTCCTGCTAAAAAATGATGCAACCAACAACACATTTATAGAAGCTGCCAAAGAAAAACTGTTGCTATTGGGGATGAGTAATGAGCAGTTGAAGCAGGTCATTCAATCTGGCAAGCCATCGTTAACAATAGCTGTATATAGCAATTACAGCGGTCATATTCATGAAGCATCCAACGGCGGCGGCATGAATACTGAATCCGGTAAAATGAACGATATTTCTTTAATCACCGAAGAACTTTCATTAAAGGAAGGAATGTATCTGCAGAAAGGCCAGTCTGTTTTTACCGTCTTCAATCCTGACAAGGCATGGGCTATCCTTAATATTTATGGAGATAATCAATCTTTAATAAAAACCGGCAATACAGTAAGAGTTGTACCCGAAACTGCACCAAACAAATACTTCACGGCAGCAGTTGATTTTATTGAACCATTTTACCGTAAAGAAAGTAAAACACTCACTGCAAGAGTGTATTTCAATAACAGTGTATTGAAAATACCAATTGGCAGCCAGGTAAAAGCAATTGTTTTCGGAAATACTAAAGAAGCATATTGGCTACCGAAAGAAGCTGTGATTTCTTTAGGGATAGATAAAATAGTATTTCAAAAAGCCGATGGCGGCTTTAAAGCGGTGAAAATTAGCACCGGTATCACTCATGAAAAAAATATACAGGTGCTAAGCGGATTGACTGCAACAGATTCAATAGCGGCGAATGCCCAATATTTAATGGATAGTGAAAGTTTTATTAAAGTAAAAAACTAATTATGCGATATATCGTAATTGCGGTAATAGCTTTATTTGCTTTTGCAGGATGCAAAAACAAAAAGGAGACTCCTAAAGACCCGGATACTTATTACACCTGCTCGATGGACCCACAGGTAGTGGAATATAAACCCGGGAAATGCCCCATTTGTAAAATGGACTTAACACCTGTAAAAAAGAAGAATGGTGAAAGTAAGGATGAGTTACAATTGAGTGAGCAGCAAATTCAGTTGGGCAATATTCAAACCGATACCATCCGAAACGGAACTATTGGTGACCAGTTGGTATTAACCGCTACTTTGAATTTTGACCAGATGAAAGCATCGTCCGTAAGTTCAAGAGTGATGGGCAGGGTTGAAAAACTTTATTACAAAAACCTTGGTGATTATGTAAAGAAAGGCTTGCCGCTTTATGATTTGTACAGTGAGGACCTTAACAATGCGAAGCAGGAATATATTTTAGCATTGGATAAGAAAAAAACATTTACCAATGAAACAGTAATTGATTTTGACCAGTTAATTCAGAGTGCAAAAAACAAATTGCTGCTGTGGGGATTGAATGAAGCACAGGTAAATGAACTGGCTAATACAAAAAAGGCAACAACCACAACTACTTTTTACAGTACTGCCAATGGCTATATTACACAGCTTGACATTCGTGAAGGAGATTATGTAATGGAAGGCGGCACAATTGTAAAGCTGGCCGACCTTTCTGCTTTGTGGGCCGAGGCTCAGGTTTATACATCACAACTGGCTGAG
Coding sequences within it:
- a CDS encoding efflux RND transporter periplasmic adaptor subunit, with protein sequence MKRLIFLLLVVMLFGAYSCNNNKDSHSRHQPEVVKDMYTCPMPEDSVFSDKPGKCPKCGMDLVKMEMKNEHQHYKVEYTCPMHPEIIKDRPGKCPICGMDLVKKETDSKKVGDVELESLLKPTNEFVVSSVPVTTIEQRGEQIEIEALGNIAYDTRQVGSISARVSGRIEKLYVRYRYQKINKGQKILDIYSPELLTAQQNLLFLLKNDATNNTFIEAAKEKLLLLGMSNEQLKQVIQSGKPSLTIAVYSNYSGHIHEASNGGGMNTESGKMNDISLITEELSLKEGMYLQKGQSVFTVFNPDKAWAILNIYGDNQSLIKTGNTVRVVPETAPNKYFTAAVDFIEPFYRKESKTLTARVYFNNSVLKIPIGSQVKAIVFGNTKEAYWLPKEAVISLGIDKIVFQKADGGFKAVKISTGITHEKNIQVLSGLTATDSIAANAQYLMDSESFIKVKN
- a CDS encoding efflux RND transporter periplasmic adaptor subunit, translating into MRYIVIAVIALFAFAGCKNKKETPKDPDTYYTCSMDPQVVEYKPGKCPICKMDLTPVKKKNGESKDELQLSEQQIQLGNIQTDTIRNGTIGDQLVLTATLNFDQMKASSVSSRVMGRVEKLYYKNLGDYVKKGLPLYDLYSEDLNNAKQEYILALDKKKTFTNETVIDFDQLIQSAKNKLLLWGLNEAQVNELANTKKATTTTTFYSTANGYITQLDIREGDYVMEGGTIVKLADLSALWAEAQVYTSQLAEVNSNSIATVLLPDFDNKEIKGKIEFVNPEINPDTRINLIRVSIPNQGNQLKPGMPAYVLLKSPQRQSLTLPIDAVLRDGKGATVWIQTSQNTFKSVMVQTGLESDERIEIKSGVAIGDVIVIRGAYLLQSEFIFKKGANPMDGMKM